CTATTTTCTGAAACATGTTTATTGGTAACAGCACACTGCCAGGCATGCAGGACTAGGCTGACAGGCCGGCCAAATTCACCCAGTCCAAAGCAGAACCAGTGTTCGAGACTCCAATTTTGTTTCTAAAGCTACTGAATTGTGGGTGAAATGCATTTCTAAATTATAGCAAATAAACAATGGAAATAAAGTTCCCttaatttccagaagccttctcTAGAACCATTTACTGACTGCTCAGTTATCATATTAATTAAATCAGTGAATGGATGGGAATATAAAATTAGTTCATGGTCCACATTGGTGCCTGCTAATTGTCTTTGAGCTGTTGATACCATGGTCTCAGTGTCTGAAGAGCCTGGCATCTGATTCTAGGTCTGTCTGTACCACCTGTGAAAGGTAGTGAATCACAGCCAGATGAGGTATCACGGAGCTTTCTGTGACAACAGGATGTGGAGCTGGTGCTTCTCATAATAGATTGCAGCAGctagattgcagcttttactAGGGCTGGCAGTCGTGTTATGTGAGAACATGAGCAGAAAGAGAATTTAAAGAGGGCCCTGGCCTTATTTTGCATTCCTATTCACCAACAGGGTTTTTGAAAATTATCACAGCTATGCCTGGGAATCCTGGCAGTGACTTTCACTCTCAGCAGAGGGAGTATGTGAGCTAAGATGAAGACAATGTAGAATCTGGCTTTGTTTCCCTAAAATGaaattcacaaagaaaaagaaattactgattcaattgaGATTGGTCAGTTCTGCCTCCATTTGATTAAGCTGGCCACACAGAAAGGTGGAAGATTGATAGTTCGGAAAGTTCATAAGCAGCAGATCAATGCATCATGTCCCTTCACCAAAGCTTTGTTTCCCTGCTATTTTCTGAACCTGCCTAGAGAAATACTGATAAATTGGCACATCTGGCAACCAGAAAAACACAATCCTTTCttgcaaaagtaaataaaagtatttcttgACTAATCTATCAGGTCTGAAAACAATGGAGTTAAAGCTGTTAAGATCCTTCTGCTCCTTAAAAGTGAGAAGCTTTATGTGAATCACACAGATACTGCTGTAATAAAATACTTTAAGTCACTGCCTTTATATCTCAGTATGGAACAGGACAGGTGAATCTATAGTTAACGAAGTACAgcatttcaatttttgttttaaaatggcaaaatgatATCAGGTGTGACTTGATTTTTGTATTGATTCTTCAGAGAGAACAGGTTTCTGATAATTTACTATAAAAAATCTTATGCAAACATACTAAAAAGGCTGCAAGACTGCTTTTCCCAAAACTTGTAGTCCAAATTATCATACTGCTGCAAACTGAATTCAGATCTCTGCACAATCCATGAATTTTAGTTTCCAAATCTCTATATGCCAAAACCCATCAGCTTCCAAGTATTTGCTCTCATTTCCTCTGTACACACTGGGTTAGCAAAAGCATTAAGTGTTAGCGTGGCAAGATGAGGGCTAGGGGAGGCTGCATAAGATGCCCATAGAACCATATGGAAAAAATTCCACTTTACAATTAAAGCCATGATAGAGAAATTCTTCCTTATGACCCCTTCCAAGATGTGAACCTTTCAGGCATgtgaagaaacaaataaacatagaCAAGAACTATGAATCTGCCAGAGCAATGTACCACATGACTTGCTTTCTTGGTCTCACTGTACCCATCCTTAGCATCACTTCTGACAGACTTTAAATCTACAAATTCAGAACAATAGCACACTTTTCTGATACCATAGCTCTCAAACAGGCTCTACCAcctaaatttagattaaataaaaACTGTCAGACTCTGTATTCATGAATTTAAGCAGGACCCCTCTACACTACAAAGCTAAGGACTCACGCACATTCTTGGAGTCCTCATTTCAGGATCCATACTTTCAAATGCCTCCCAAGATAACAACTTATGTCAGTCACAGCATCAAAGGAGGCCCAACTcctaggttttgttttgttttttaaatataatgtcCATATACTTGTTTTCAGGAACATGGGAGGAAAAAATCTTTAGAAGATGCTCTAGAACTGCTCAATATTATTAGTGTTACTTTTGACTAAAGGGACAAAAGAAACAGCTTAAACTGATACTCcagttagacacacacacacacacaccctcgcCCCCCACACTCACTGTTACACCGGTCACAAGCGTAGATTCTCCCTTCCAGAGCCTCTGTCTCTGTGAACTTGGCCAACATCTCAGTGAGCAAGCACTCTGTCTGATTCAAAGGGACAAACCCCTTTTCTATGCAGTGATAGCGTTCAGGGAATTCCAGGGACAGATCCCAAAAGGGCTCGATGGTATTGGATTTGTAATTGCATGATACACATGTGACCTAGAATGAAAAGATTGGTTTATAGGTTATATAACTTCCATGCTTCCCACATACATTTTTGCTAGCTTTATAAAAGACACATAACAGCCAAAAGTAAGTGtatagttttcaaaaaaaattttaagtgtaatcttaaaataataaacattaactTTAAGAGAATTAGAGGGTAttatttctggtttgtatttCTAACTATGACACAAGCTGGAACTGGAAAGCCACAGAGCACAAAGATTATTACCGACCCCTTTCTCATTTCTCCTTTCCCAAAGCATGCTCTACCATTCAGTGCTGCAGTAGTACAGATGGAAGTTACTGTGCAGTCGTTCGAGGCACCAGTCTGAGGTGGACAATTTGCAAATTCCTGTCTGCTTCTCTCATCCTCACACTCCTTTCTCCTCTAGACTTTGCTCCTTCCATCCAGTCCAACTTGCCTCTCTTCTTGCCTTTGTTTCCTGCAGCATCCCTACACTGATCCCTGTGTCCTAAGAGCTTCAAAATACCTTGTGATtagccctcctccttctctctaaCCTACCCAGATGCACCTTCTTTCTACAGACCCTAAGAAGGTAGAGGAACTACCAATAAATACTCCTTTCACATgctgaaaaacaaaaccctaaataCACTTTCTCTTCCTGTTCTAATCATCATTCTTTGAAAACCCTAAATACCAAGATACAGAACCTCAGTAGCACTGTGTAGAGGTTCTACCTGGATCTCTTAAGTTGCTCACCTTTTTAACTCTAAAAATTCTTTCTACATATTCTCACGAAGCCTTATCTCAGAGTCTTCACTCATGTCCTTACATGGCTAAAGATCCAGGAAATGAAAGGTAATGGGGAACAGGAGGAAGGCTTGCTTAGGCCTTTGGCATCCTCCTAGCCACCTCCCTTCCTTGTATGTAAAGAATGCCTTGGAAGGAAGAATGCTCTTTCAAACAACTATGGAACCAAGGTTAGAGGCAAACTTCAATTTCTAAAAACTGATCAAAGAATGGCATGCCAACAGTGGGTATTTAATTATAACAATGGGAAGATTATATTACCCATATCACCATTAAAGGTTAAAGACATTCACTGAAAATGAAGAGATAATGGCAAGTTAAAAatctgcctgaaaaaaaaaaatcctgggaaGAGATAGGAGGCAAGCTCACCAAGGCCATCGCACAGTACCATGAAAGGTACAGTGGCCGCCCTCAACTATGCATAGTTACGGCAAATGCTGGCTACCCGAGTCAGGATAACAACCTGGGGGAGGCTCTCACGAGAACCCTACCTACCATACCAGCCCTGCTCCAGTGTGGTGGGCAGCCGGGGTTGGGCCTGGCACACACCCACCTGGCTGAGTAGCTGCCCGTGAAATATGGTGTTCACCACCTTTAAGACCTGTTTGGTGAGTTTCCTCTGGGAGAAGGGGATGAGGATACGGCGCGTAGTGCCCTCGGACTCGAGTTCTTGCTGCACTTTGTGCAACAGCTCGCAGAGAAACTCCTGCGCATCCTGCTGGTCGTAGCCGCGGAAGGCGGGGATCAGGCTCCACACGGAGTGAAGCATGGCGAAGGGTGACACCAGGGCCCACTTCCCGGACCACATGACGCGGAAGAGGGTGTGCAGTTCGTGGCAGAGCGAGATGTGCTTTGAGCTGGGCTCCTTGTTCTGGATGAGTTCTAAGCTCCTGCTGAGGGAGGCTCCGCCGTTCAAGCAGAAGCCCTCGCGCTCGCAGGCCTCGGCCTCATTGCTCCTCGGCGACAGCTCGGTGGCCGAGCTGCTGGCCGGCCTGCCCGCAAGCGGGGCCTTGCCGTTGGTGGCCCTGGGAAACAGCTGCTCCGTCTTGGACGGGTCGAGGTTCAGGAAGCACTCGCGGAACTTGCGCAGGTGGCTGAGCACCTGGAGGATGGAGTTCATGTAGCAGGTGTTGCCCAGGTTGCGCAGGCCCGTAACGCCTGGTGCCATGACGggcgcgcggcgcggcgcggggcggggcccggCGGGCGCGCGCGCGGTGGTGGCGCGCGGGGCGGCGGCGCGGGGCGCGTGCAGCAGCAGGCGCGCGCTCTTGCGCGGAGGGGCGCTGGCCAGCTCCTCCAGCAGCCGCCGCTTCACCTCGCGCCGCCGCTGCCGCGCCGCCTCCTTCTTGCGCTCCAGCGCCTCCTCCCGCCGCCGCTGCTCCAGCCGGGCCTGGCCTCGCGAGGTCTTCTCGAACCAGAGCCGCAGCGTCCTGGCCAGCAGGCGCTGGCGCCGGTACCACAGAGCCGTGAGCATCTGCGGCTGTCCCTGAGGGGCGCGCTGCGGCGGGACCGTGTCCTCGCCCGAGGCCGTGGACCGCAGCGTGCGCCCGCGCCTCAGCGGCGGGTCCTGCTTCTGGCCCCTGACCGCCAAGAGGGAGCTTCTCAGCAGCTTCAGGTCCCCCTCCGGGTTGTCGTTGAGCACGTAGTCCTTGCACAGGTAGCAGAACACGTAGAGGTCCCGGACCTCCATGGCTAGCGGGTGTCCAGTCTCTTCGAAGTGTTTGAGGGCGTGATCTTCAATGTAGCGGCCGCAGGCCACGTGCGAGCACTTCAGACAAGCCCACACCGACTCGGTGGTGGCGCACTCCCGGCAGCACCACTTCTGAGGGTTCAGGATGGAGTGGTCCTGGGCGAGCCGCAACCGCCCTACATGTTTGCATCTATCCATGTCTTATAGAAGTCTCCACTCTTTCAACCTGGCAAGACAGGGccccccaaaagagagagagaaacctttCAGCAAAATAGTTTCCTAGAAAGGCTTGCATCCGGCATTTACCAGTCAGTATTCATtagtttttaattcaaaattagcTCTTTTggaaggaagtttaaaaaaatgtttggcaCAGACTGGGAATTACAGAAGCACAGTTAAATTCCTTAAACAGTAAGACTCATAAAACACTAAATGAGAGGCTTTAACACCAAtgtgaaattttacattttctaagcCTGTTTTAATTATTGAATATCAGCTAATTTTTATGTAAGGCTGATTTGTGTTCCTTAAGAAACCTCATTACCCTATTTCACATTGCACCCAACTGGCCACGAGGGGAAAGAAATCTATATATTCTGAACCATCTCTAAACTGTTGATGTTCTGGAAGTGAAAGCCTCTCTGTCTTCTGACAAGATCCTGGCTACATGCAGAAAGggacaggagagaggaaaggaaagaaggcatAGATAGTGTTTCACATACCAGCAGGAGAGATGAAGACCCTCAAGTAAAAAGACAAGCTCGGGTCGGTTTCAATGTATTTCAAACCAGAGATAACAGGATATGGTTAAGGTAAGAAAGAGAAAGTCCTCCTCAGtacaaagtattttattttcttgagtcCAAAGAACCTGGCTAAGGATGTCAGGTTTATATGTCTGCTAAGGTCTGAAGGTTTGTGCCTCCAGTCAAATGCTAATATCTTAACCTCCAAGGTgttggtattaggaggtggggtctttgggaggtgcttaggtcTTGAATGGCTTGACCCTCAGGGGATGatccctcatgaatgggattagtgcccttataaaagagctccctcaccccttccaccttgtgaggacacagtgaagaGCCAGCCATATGGCTATGAACTAGGAAGTTCATTCCTTATCAGATATGAAATATGGTAAAATCGTCTTGGACCccctaacctccagaactgtgagaaattaatgtttgttttttataagccacccagtctatggtatttttgttatagcaacccTGAGGAACTAAgaaaatgtgtctttttgaaaAGAACATTTACACCTTGTAGAAAGGATGGGAAAACTTTCACCTTCTCTACTAAAAGAACAGATACGTACAGAATTAGACAGATTTGACTCAGGACGGATTAGAGGTGAAGTGGCTACTGGTATTACAGTATTTAACTAAACTActgagacaaaaggaaaaagcaaacttTTCAGATGATAtatgtgaagattttttttaaagcagtgataACATACTGAACTActgagctttttaattttttttcctttctcatattGCTTCTTCAATATTGTTCATCGGAGAAGACTAATAGGcaatttctccaaggaagaggCTATAcaactattttaaagaaaactttattctTTGGAACCTTGagagtcttgttttttttttttttttttttcctaataccaATACTTAAAATTACCTAAAGGTATTTCCTCTTATAAAGTGAACTTCCTTCACCTCCATTTCTTGTCCACTTTCATTTCTGTGAGCAAATGCAGTTCTATGACTATGGGATCACCCAGAGAAGTTCTAAATCCAGCGCACTCTGAGAGGTCCCTTTAGTTGATTTTCCAGATACCTTTTTTGGCTTGGACCTACTCACAAATATGTCACAGGACCAAATTAGAGAtctttcccatttttaaactgcccATTCCAAATGGCAGAGGTCATGTCCTCATATAAAAAACCCTTAAATCATACAAAGGAAAGTAACCTAGATTACCTTCAATCAAGTCAGATCATGCTTTTCCTTTGAGCATTTTGAGGATTTACTTTCTactatattatttttctaattgttgaCTAGTTGCCAAGTGCCCTTTAACTCATTTATCCATTTCCTAACTAGATTATAGTTTCCTTCAGAGGAGATCATgtgctgtatttcttttttttttttttttttatacctttATAATTTCAAAACTTGTGGGTGTTAAACTCTTAGTGGTCAAAGGTGTTCTGTCAGAATTACCTTCCCACACAGCCTGGAATGGTACTAAAATAaccatttctgtttatttttgtaggGCACAGCCAAATTAGAACACACAAAgaatgaaaagggaaagaaatcaagACATTGGCAAGTCTCAAGTTTctcaataatttaatatttttcaaaatgtagttTCTGAACCACCTACCAGCATCAGAATTCCACAGGATACCTGTCATATGTACAGGTTTCTAGTTATGACCCCAAACCTGATGAAACTGACTCTGGGGAGGGGTCTAAAATCTCCATTTTAAACAAGCTTTACAGATGATTCATTTGTATATTAAAACCTTAGAACTGCTGTATTAATCCAGTAAGTTATATAGGGATGAAGAACTCCTCATAGAAATCAAAagaagaagtttatttctcaagATCTTTCACTTAGACCAACATTGTCCAGTAGAACTTCCTGCAATGATGGAAACATTCTTTTATCTGCATTGTTGAATACTGCACAAACTACCACATGTGCCTACTGattacttgaaatgtggctagtgagaCTGAGGGgctgaacttttaattttatttaattttaatttaaatagccacatgtgactagtggctgCAGTATTAGATAGCACAGACTTTTAAATACATCAGGGCATACTGGTCTTTAGCTCACTACagcctttctttttgttttctttcttttgaaagatTCAGTACTTGCTGAATCATGTCTGAATAGCCTCTTATAACTCAAAACCTGACAAATCCCCATTTTAGCCCCACAGGAGCCTTGATGTGTCTTCAGGAATTTAATTGCTACTGAGATCTTATCACATGAAACACAGCACAGCTTCAAATCCTACAAAGAGAGAGTATTTCTGTGAACAGGAGGACAACACCACAACACCCAGAACACTGATGCCTTATGAAATCAACTCGTGTGTCAGAAAAAATATGCTGGAACAACCAAAAGCcaaaatagaaaaacactaaaaaaaccATTCCATACCCTCTCCATGGAGAGCTGTCAAATGGAAAGGGCACTCTGGAAATTCTTTcttctgatttcattttctgaTCTATAAATCTGCTGATCACGCACATCCTTTCCTGCAAGCCCTTTATCCATTATAAATCTGTCGCAGCAACTCACTAACCTGCCATATGGCAGACTAAATCCATTCAGGAAAACACAGGGCTACTCTGCACCTCACCACACTGATTTAACCTAGGCAGGCTAGCTTCTCTAGGGGAAAACCACATCTGATTGTGAAATGGAAATCACTCAAAAGTGACAGAAAAGCCAACacagaaaatagagaataaagaGAACAGAATCTTGGGTATACTCAGTTCAAGAAAGACCGCATGTTTCACCCACCTCTCATACACCCTCTGACCACTTTATTTAACAACAAGGCCTAACATCCACACGCATACAGAGgaaatctattttacatttttctgacaTGGACATCTTTTCCTTCATAATCTCCACAGGTCACAGAAGTCCTAACATTTCCACTTAAAACATATATCATCCAGTGTGACAGGCACTCAGTATCCAAAAGAGACAGACTTGCAGTGTAACTGGGAACAAACATGATGTGCCCTAACAGTTCTCCATCATTAAGGAGATAAGTAACTGTAAGTCAATGTCCTGCACACCCTGGATCAATCTGCACACAGGGAAAGCAAACCTGACAAAATATTAGCTTTTGCTTCTTTAAGTatcatagttttattttaaaaatctgaatcaaCTGGAGCTAAAAACCATAATCAATATTTAAAAGCATTCTACTATAGTTAATATCATCAAATAGTAAAAGAAAGTAATGAAATCTTTTCAATGTTTGCCTTTTGTTCTGATGAGAAACTTCTAGATTTATCACACCATACTTTAAAAGTCTCTGTATGAGAGAGACAACTGAATACTACAAAACCTTTCAAAACTCTATAACTTGAAaatatgatcttttaattggACTATTCCAATAATTCTCAAATAGCAAATTTCTTAGCCTATCTTAAATGTGTAATGGCATCaccagaaataaaatttctggggggaaaataaaaaaacaaaaataagcaaaatttagaaaaatctacTTGGGGGAGATTTCCACTTCTTCCCTCTTATTGTATTGATTTCTTCTCAGTTCTTAACTAAGGATAGTGAAATAATCCTGTCTGGTCTTGGTGAGACCAAGTGGCATAAATTCCAGCTTCAGAGAGAGCAGACACTATGGTAACATGCTGACAGCCTTCATTTACATAAAAGAATACTAATTACGTGGTATCGTCAACATCTGCGATTCTGCTCACTGCCATATGCGACAGTGCAGGGTATGTTAACCCTCCAACCTACTACATGTACCCTACGTCACATGGCCCACAAAACCTGCAGAGTGCTTGAAGACACAGCGAACACATTTTTACAAATAACACgtgttaaaaatgaatttttaagggTGAGGTTAATCCTTGGCTAAGGGCGGTGTCTGTGTAGAGGGGGAGATGGCTAAAGGGGTGCAGGGTCCTCACAGCTGCCgccctttccccttctccccttccctacCATGaatgtggggtgggtgggggtagggggatggGTGGGTGAGGACAACCTGTAGGTTAGAGACTCCCGCAGAGGCTGAATTCTCTGAGACAGGTTTAGAAGCTCTAACAAAATGTGTTTCTGGAGAGGGAGAAGGCCACTTAAGCAGCAGCTCTTGGCCACAGGCGATGATGTGCCGAGGTGCTGGGTGTGCCCGAGCCTCTTGATGTGTGACATCACTCATTTGGTGTCAGAAATCAAGCGCTGATGTTCAAGAATGAGTCTGTCTAATCACGTGTTACAGCAGATTTAAGGTTATGTCCGCATGATAAAGTTTCTCTCACTGGCGTTAGGATCTGCTTTCTTCAGTGAACAAGGAGTAGAGTTCATCTAGGCAGCCAGCCTGCACACAACCCTGATTTGCTACCGAGCAGGGTGATGACAAAGACTACCATCGCAGTACGAATGCTGTGCTCTGCGCCAAATCCCAACTTGTCTAACTGGAGTATGAGCCAGTGTAAGCCCTCTGTACCTTCGGTCTCTGCTCATTTTGTTTACCTCCTTCCCCTCCAGCTGCAAATATACCCAAGTCTCTCCTGTCTAAAAAACAGACCCAAGTTTGCCCTGTCTCTAGACTATCCTTGACACTATTTTTAGGCTCTTTCTCCTTCTACCTACTTTATTTCTGGCAAGAGTAATGTGCAGCTCCATCTTCCTCACAACTCGCTCCTTAACACCTTCATTTCACAGAAACTATTTGCTCAAAGGCCTTTGCAAATTCTTTAGAGCTGAGTTCATCAGCCTTTTCTCAGTCCCCATCCACATCTGTTCTGCCTCTGTCATTGAACATGCACCCTCGGCTGCATTTTAGGCTACTGTTCTCTTCTGGTTTTCTTCCTACGTCTGTAAATATACCTTCTCTGTTTTCACACGTGTGTGTCTCTTCCTTGAAATGCAGACTCTCCTTAAGGTTCTGTCCACAACTTTCTTCTCAGTGATTTCACCTGTCCCTAGAACGTCAAGTAGCATTTCTATTCActaatgtattttcatttccacaaacatttttttaaaacaactttattgagatatagttgacacaccaaaaaattcactcatttaaagcaCACAACTCAATACTTTTTGGTACATTCACAGAGTCCCACAAATAGTTTTGAAtataaaatctttccatttcattgCAGAGGCTGTCTCAGGCCATTTTCACATTCTGATACCTGCATCACGGTATGCTACTAGTAATGCTATTTGCAGGATGAAGCTTCTGAACGTGTTTTGCACTTGTTTGTCTGTTTGGTATCAGTGATGATCATGTACTGAGCTATACACACGGTTTCATCCAAGTCTCCTGGTGATCAAGACTTGTAAGATGACGGACAGGGAGTTAAGGAGATGCCATCTGTGGAACAAAGCTAAGCTAGCTGGCCTTCAAGGGATCAGACTTTTTGATTCATTAATCTAATACTCTTGCCAAAGAGGTTTGTGCCTAAAACCTAATCTCTTTTTCCAGAAGGATAGTAGGCTGGGGGCAAAGTGGCCAAAGAAGACTGAGCATATTAAATTCAGAGAAATACTGAATATACTGGGAGTGTGTGCGcttgtgcgcacacacacacacacacacacacacacacactcacacacacactcacacttagAAATGTTACCTGTGACTCTGCAGAGAAGCGGCAGACAAGAGTGGAGGATAACCAGGCTGGCTGTGTAAGGATTCAACAGGTCTGCTTCAGAGCTAAGTAATTTGTG
This genomic window from Camelus bactrianus isolate YW-2024 breed Bactrian camel chromosome 20, ASM4877302v1, whole genome shotgun sequence contains:
- the USP49 gene encoding ubiquitin carboxyl-terminal hydrolase 49 yields the protein MDRCKHVGRLRLAQDHSILNPQKWCCRECATTESVWACLKCSHVACGRYIEDHALKHFEETGHPLAMEVRDLYVFCYLCKDYVLNDNPEGDLKLLRSSLLAVRGQKQDPPLRRGRTLRSTASGEDTVPPQRAPQGQPQMLTALWYRRQRLLARTLRLWFEKTSRGQARLEQRRREEALERKKEAARQRRREVKRRLLEELASAPPRKSARLLLHAPRAAAPRATTARAPAGPRPAPRRAPVMAPGVTGLRNLGNTCYMNSILQVLSHLRKFRECFLNLDPSKTEQLFPRATNGKAPLAGRPASSSATELSPRSNEAEACEREGFCLNGGASLSRSLELIQNKEPSSKHISLCHELHTLFRVMWSGKWALVSPFAMLHSVWSLIPAFRGYDQQDAQEFLCELLHKVQQELESEGTTRRILIPFSQRKLTKQVLKVVNTIFHGQLLSQVTCVSCNYKSNTIEPFWDLSLEFPERYHCIEKGFVPLNQTECLLTEMLAKFTETEALEGRIYACDRCNSKRRKSNPKPLVLSEARKQLMIYRLPQVLRLHLKRFRWSGRNHREKIGVHVVFDQVLTMEPYCCRDMLSSLDKETFAYDLSAVVMHHGKGFGSGHYTAYCYNTEGGFWVHCNDSKLNVCSVEEVCKTQAYILFYTQRTVQGNARISETQLQAQVQSSNNDEGRPRTFP